In Pochonia chlamydosporia 170 chromosome 3, whole genome shotgun sequence, the following are encoded in one genomic region:
- a CDS encoding cyclin (similar to Metarhizium acridum CQMa 102 XP_007807675.1), producing the protein MAHLTNPLATTSQLYHHASFSSLPQDLQESIFIATQCLTQAAGQLLDLPQSSTAQANVILARYWLVDSPMAHEFSDVSAAAIYLVAKVGAIPRSPRDVSNVYAYLLSPSSTLFRTGNVPKNDPKTYYQSEADYFSFQNRLLALESRLLYALSFNTHVALPHALAITYLQTMDFLSQPKSSISRKTVQYLNTALLSPQMLYLTHQPHALATAAIYNAAKDVGAKMPDCEWWEVFDVDREELGFLVVGMRSVDGWFRQRKEDSPELSNGMLTRKLIEEEMKKRGLQVTNGEGKADEENEVMKMMDNR; encoded by the exons ATGGCACATCTCACCAACCCCCTGGCAACCACGTCACAGCTGTATCACCACGCGTCCTTTTCGTCACTACCCCAAGATCTCCAAGAATCCATCTTCATCGCAACGCAATGCCTCACCCAAGCCGCGGGGCAGCTACTCGACCTACCCCAGTCTTCCACGGCGCAAGCCAACGTCATTCTCGCGAGATACTGGCTAGTAGACTCACCAATGGCACATGAATTCAGT GACgtctcagcagcagcaatttACCTGGTCGCGAAAGTCGGTGCCATTCCTCGATCGCCACGCGACGTATCCAACGTCTACGCATACCTCCTCTCCCCAAGCTCTACGCTATTTAGAACCGGCAACGTACCCAAGAACGACCCCAAGACGTACTACCAATCCGAGGCAGATTACTTCTCCTTCCAGAACCGCCTTCTCGCCCTAGAGTCTCGCCTTCTCTATGCCTTGTCTTTCAACACCCATGTTGCGTTGCCGCACGCCTTGGCCATAACATACCTCCAAACAATGGATTTTCTATCCCAGCCGAAATCCAGTATATCACGTAAGACCGTGCAGTACCTCAACACAGCGTTGCTAAGTCCGCAAATGCTGTACCTCACACATCAGCCGCACGCGCTTGCCACGGCAGCCATATACAACGCCGCCAAGGATGTGGGAGCTAAAATGCCAGATTGTGAGTGGTGGGAGGTATTTGACGTGGATAGAGAAGAACTGGGCTTCCTCGTGGTTGGCATGAGGAGTGTCGATGGCTGGTTTCGACAAAGGAAGGAGGATTCACCAGAACTTTCCAACGGGATGCTTACCAGGAAACTGATAgaagaggagatgaagaagagaggctTACAGGTCACTAATGGTGAGGGGAAAGCGGACGAGGAGAATGAGGTTATGAAGATGATGGACAATCGCTGA